Proteins encoded in a region of the Schaalia hyovaginalis genome:
- a CDS encoding DUF3107 domain-containing protein, translating into MNITIGIRGSAREISIDLDTEREELVSRVNAAVQSLSVLDLTDDRGQRYLVPARSIAYVQIGEQIERRVGFAIV; encoded by the coding sequence ATGAACATCACGATCGGCATCCGCGGCTCCGCCCGCGAAATCTCCATCGACCTCGACACCGAGCGCGAAGAACTCGTGTCGCGCGTCAACGCGGCGGTCCAGTCCCTCTCCGTCCTCGACCTCACCGACGACAGGGGCCAGCGCTATCTCGTCCCCGCCCGCTCGATCGCCTACGTCCAGATCGGAGAGCAGATCGAGCGCCGCGTCGGATTCGCCATCGTCTGA